A single genomic interval of Croceibacter atlanticus HTCC2559 harbors:
- the prmA gene encoding 50S ribosomal protein L11 methyltransferase, whose protein sequence is MNYIEFNFKVTPLQPASDILLAELGELGFDSFVETEDGLQAYILEEYYKEDLLKYVFVLNNPEFEITYNTKTIEQVNWNAEWEKNFTPIVVSDNCRVRAPFHDKGNEEYDIIIEPKMSFGTGHHATTHMMIQHILKDDFIGKKVLDMGCGTAVLAILAEMRGAGPLDAIDIDEWCYLNSIENAERNNCTKITVEQGDASLLSNRKYDIIIANINRNILLNDMKTYANCLSKDGVIYLSGFYEEDLDLIKSECTNQGLTYVNHYVKDQWVAAKFIKD, encoded by the coding sequence ATGAATTATATAGAATTCAATTTTAAGGTAACACCGCTTCAGCCAGCTTCAGATATTCTTTTAGCAGAATTGGGAGAATTAGGTTTTGATAGCTTTGTAGAGACTGAAGATGGCTTACAAGCTTATATTTTAGAAGAGTACTATAAGGAAGATTTACTTAAGTATGTTTTTGTGCTAAATAATCCAGAGTTTGAGATTACATATAATACAAAGACTATTGAGCAAGTAAACTGGAATGCAGAATGGGAGAAGAATTTCACGCCAATTGTTGTAAGTGACAATTGTAGAGTAAGAGCTCCTTTTCATGACAAAGGCAATGAGGAGTATGATATTATCATAGAGCCTAAAATGTCATTTGGTACAGGTCATCATGCTACAACGCATATGATGATACAGCATATTCTTAAAGATGACTTTATTGGTAAAAAGGTTCTAGATATGGGTTGCGGTACTGCTGTATTAGCAATCCTAGCCGAAATGCGTGGTGCAGGACCATTAGATGCAATAGATATAGACGAATGGTGTTACCTCAATTCAATTGAAAATGCAGAGCGTAATAACTGTACTAAAATTACTGTAGAGCAAGGAGATGCTTCGTTATTAAGTAATAGAAAATATGATATTATTATTGCTAATATAAATAGAAACATATTGCTTAATGATATGAAGACATATGCAAATTGTCTGTCTAAAGATGGTGTTATCTATTTAAGCGGATTTTATGAAGAAGATCTCGATCTTATAAAATCCGAATGCACTAATCAAGGCTTAACCTATGTTAATCATTACGTTAAAGACCAATGGGTAGCTGCAAAATTTATAAAAGACTAA
- a CDS encoding ATP-dependent Clp protease adaptor ClpS has protein sequence MSPEEKLLEALDIKTVEKKENEIVLYNDDVNTFDHVIETLISACDHQPLQAEQCALLVHYKGKCTVKSGSFNDLKPRCSKLLQAGLSAEIV, from the coding sequence ATGAGTCCAGAAGAAAAACTTTTAGAAGCACTAGACATTAAAACAGTTGAGAAAAAGGAGAATGAGATCGTACTCTATAATGACGATGTCAATACTTTTGATCACGTAATAGAAACTCTCATCTCTGCTTGTGATCATCAACCTTTACAAGCAGAACAATGTGCACTTTTGGTTCACTACAAAGGAAAGTGCACGGTAAAATCTGGTTCTTTTAATGATCTTAAACCGAGATGTTCTAAATTGTTGCAAGCTGGTCTAAGCGCAGAAATAGTTTAA
- a CDS encoding TlpA family protein disulfide reductase encodes MKYLGIILICFSVGIGTLKAQQFPEKALNDTFLNEDETVISLSEVLETYKGKTILIDIWATWCRDCIVGLPKLEALQQNFPDVAYVFISFDRSVENWKMGIEKYNLNGHHYFSKNGWKSNFAAAIDLDWIPRYIVVNSSGEISLYKAIKADDPKLIKALQE; translated from the coding sequence ATGAAGTACCTGGGAATTATACTTATATGTTTTAGTGTTGGGATTGGCACTCTAAAAGCACAACAATTTCCTGAGAAAGCATTAAATGATACGTTTTTAAATGAAGATGAGACAGTTATATCTTTATCAGAGGTTTTAGAAACTTACAAAGGGAAGACTATTTTAATAGATATATGGGCAACCTGGTGTAGAGATTGTATCGTTGGACTACCAAAATTAGAAGCATTACAACAAAATTTTCCAGACGTAGCTTACGTTTTCATTTCATTTGATAGATCTGTAGAAAATTGGAAAATGGGTATTGAAAAATATAACTTAAACGGCCATCATTATTTTTCGAAAAATGGGTGGAAAAGTAATTTTGCAGCTGCGATAGATCTGGATTGGATTCCGAGATACATAGTAGTAAATTCAAGCGGTGAGATTAGTCTTTATAAGGCTATAAAAGCAGATGACCCTAAATTGATTAAAGCATTACAAGAATAA
- the tpiA gene encoding triose-phosphate isomerase: MRKHIVAGNWKMNMDLAQTQELISSLKLQLVKETDVEILIAPPFTNLYPAFEALRETPIKIAAQNMHQSDNGAFTGEISAKMLKSVGVKTVILGHSERRAMFHESNESLSEKVNTAIANEMTSIFCFGEELEDRKSDNHFNVVKKQIQDGLCHINEKDWSSIVLAYEPVWAIGTGETASPEQAQDMHKFVRNLIAEEYSDEVAQNVSILYGGSVKPNNAKEIFSQPDVDGGLIGGAALDAVSFMQIVHSF; this comes from the coding sequence ATGAGAAAGCATATTGTAGCAGGAAACTGGAAAATGAATATGGACTTAGCACAAACGCAGGAACTAATTTCTTCATTAAAATTACAGTTAGTAAAAGAAACAGATGTAGAGATTCTTATTGCACCACCTTTCACTAACCTTTATCCAGCATTTGAAGCGTTAAGAGAAACGCCAATTAAGATAGCTGCCCAAAATATGCACCAAAGTGATAATGGTGCCTTTACTGGAGAGATTTCTGCTAAGATGCTAAAAAGTGTAGGTGTAAAAACTGTTATTTTAGGCCATAGTGAGCGTAGAGCTATGTTCCATGAGTCAAACGAAAGTCTTTCAGAAAAAGTAAATACAGCTATTGCAAACGAGATGACTTCAATTTTCTGTTTTGGAGAAGAATTGGAAGATCGTAAATCAGACAATCATTTTAATGTCGTGAAAAAACAAATTCAAGATGGTTTGTGTCATATTAATGAAAAAGATTGGAGTAGTATTGTTTTAGCCTATGAGCCAGTTTGGGCAATTGGTACTGGAGAGACAGCCTCACCAGAGCAAGCTCAAGACATGCATAAATTTGTAAGAAACTTAATTGCTGAAGAGTATAGTGATGAGGTGGCTCAAAATGTGTCCATATTATATGGTGGTAGTGTTAAACCAAATAATGCCAAAGAAATTTTTAGCCAACCAGACGTAGATGGTGGTCTTATAGGTGGCGCAGCTTTAGATGCTGTAAGCTTTATGCAAATTGTTCACTCTTTTTAA